The following are encoded together in the Arvicanthis niloticus isolate mArvNil1 chromosome 11, mArvNil1.pat.X, whole genome shotgun sequence genome:
- the Vcpkmt gene encoding protein N-lysine methyltransferase METTL21D isoform X2 yields MAAAVEPGVEDPLWSFVRVLEKRDGTVLRLQQYGSGGVGCVVWDAAIVLSKYLETPGFSGDGAHALSRRSVLELGSGTGAVGLMAATLGADVIVTDLEELQDLLKMNINMNKHLVTGSVQAKVLKWGEDIEDLTSPDYILMADCIYYEASLEPLLKTLKDLSGSETCIICCYEQRTMGKNPEIEKKYFELLKLDFDFEEIPLDKHDEEYRSEDIHIVYIRKKKPKPPS; encoded by the exons ATGGCGGCCGCCGTGGAGCCGGGGGTGGAGGACCCGCTGTGGAGCTTCGTGCGGGTTCTGGAGAAGCGAGATGGGACAGTGCTTCGACTGCAGCAGTACGGCTCCGGAGGCGTGGGTTGCGTTGTGTGGGACGCCGCTATCGTCCTTTCCAAATACCTGGAGACGCCGGGGTTTTCTGGCGATGGGGCCCACGCGCTGAGTCGGCGCTCGGTGCTGGAGCTGGGCTCCGGCACGGGGGCCGTGGGGCTCATGGCTGCGACCCTCGG GGCAGATGTTATAGTCACTGATCTTGAGGAGCTGCAAGACTTGctgaaaatgaatattaatatgaaCAAGCATCTTGTGACTGGTTCTGTTCAAGCCAAGGTACTGAAATG GGGTGAAGACATAGAAGACTTGACGTCACCAGACTACATATTGATGGCAGACTGTATATACTATGAGGCG tcctTGGAACCATTGCTGAAAACATTAAAAGATCTCAGTGGATCTGAAACTTGTATTATATGTTGTTATGAACAACGTACAATGGGGAAAAATCCAGAAATTGAGAAGAAGTATTTTGAG CTCCTGAAGCTAGACTTTGACTTTGAAGAAATCCCGTTGGACAAACATGATGAAGAATACCGAAGTGAAGACATTCATATTGTATAcatcagaaagaaaaaacca AAACCGCCATCATGA
- the Vcpkmt gene encoding protein N-lysine methyltransferase METTL21D isoform X1, with translation MAAAVEPGVEDPLWSFVRVLEKRDGTVLRLQQYGSGGVGCVVWDAAIVLSKYLETPGFSGDGAHALSRRSVLELGSGTGAVGLMAATLGADVIVTDLEELQDLLKMNINMNKHLVTGSVQAKVLKWGEDIEDLTSPDYILMADCIYYEASLEPLLKTLKDLSGSETCIICCYEQRTMGKNPEIEKKYFELLKLDFDFEEIPLDKHDEEYRSEDIHIVYIRKKKPVRAFTVLHI, from the exons ATGGCGGCCGCCGTGGAGCCGGGGGTGGAGGACCCGCTGTGGAGCTTCGTGCGGGTTCTGGAGAAGCGAGATGGGACAGTGCTTCGACTGCAGCAGTACGGCTCCGGAGGCGTGGGTTGCGTTGTGTGGGACGCCGCTATCGTCCTTTCCAAATACCTGGAGACGCCGGGGTTTTCTGGCGATGGGGCCCACGCGCTGAGTCGGCGCTCGGTGCTGGAGCTGGGCTCCGGCACGGGGGCCGTGGGGCTCATGGCTGCGACCCTCGG GGCAGATGTTATAGTCACTGATCTTGAGGAGCTGCAAGACTTGctgaaaatgaatattaatatgaaCAAGCATCTTGTGACTGGTTCTGTTCAAGCCAAGGTACTGAAATG GGGTGAAGACATAGAAGACTTGACGTCACCAGACTACATATTGATGGCAGACTGTATATACTATGAGGCG tcctTGGAACCATTGCTGAAAACATTAAAAGATCTCAGTGGATCTGAAACTTGTATTATATGTTGTTATGAACAACGTACAATGGGGAAAAATCCAGAAATTGAGAAGAAGTATTTTGAG CTCCTGAAGCTAGACTTTGACTTTGAAGAAATCCCGTTGGACAAACATGATGAAGAATACCGAAGTGAAGACATTCATATTGTATAcatcagaaagaaaaaaccaGTACGTGCATTCACCGTTCTTCATATCTGA